The Mercenaria mercenaria strain notata chromosome 6, MADL_Memer_1, whole genome shotgun sequence genome contains the following window.
CAATTAGCATATCGGTGGCGATATGAATATACTGGTTGATTGGTGACTAAAACTTGCAATATAgttgttttcaaaacaaagtatGATCTTCTTGAAACATAAATATTTGTGCCTATAGGTTTCTTGTTAGTTTTGCAATCACAGTATCTGTGTATGAGATATGTCATAACTGACCAGATCAAAAGAATTTCAGTGTTCTGACATATATTAGAATAATGCCTTATGAAGACCTTGATACTTTTACTTTTCAGTGGGTTTCATAAAGCGAAACCAATATATTTACGAACGCAGGATCAAATACAGGTTTGGTCAGAATGCAGTTTGATGTCTATAGAGTGCCATTTTCTAGCTACCCGCGGTGTCAGTATGCATATAAGCATTTAAATCAGCTCTCTGATCGATATGAATATCTCACAGAGGAGCGGTTACCTGAGGAATATAATCCTGTATCAACTTACACATCTGGCAGAATAAATAACAACAAGCCTGAATTCCATTTATGTTTACAAAATCTAAATACTTCAGACAAGGGCAGCACTTTGGAAATAAAAGATGTGCTCAAGAGAAACGAAGGATCACGTTTCATAGAAACAATCAAATGGGGAAAAATTGGAGACCTTGTTCACTCAAAGGCATATCTAAaggaaaagtatttgatattgataaCCAAGGAAAGCATCAATAGAGATGATGTTCCACAGTGCGATAATGTACAAACAATCGTAGTAACCGAAGATATAAAGGACGGTGACAAGGCGCTTGAAAGTCGGAAAGTTTCCCAAAACTTGCATTTGTCTTTGAAGGGCCATATCAGCGATCAAGTCTGCAACTTGAttgaacaaaatatattcaaagcatttaaaatgaaaataaagtgtgAAAACCTTCTAAGAATTTTAAATAGTAAACCAAAAGTTGACGCCAGGCAAGAAAAGAGTAAATTTGTCAACGTTGGAGAACAAGAACAAAAATCTCAGattaaaaacaaatgtaagaaagctttttttctaaatactaATACCCACACATCTATCACAAGTATATGAACCTATAGTTGATAATTTGAACTAAACTCCACTAAGTCACAAAGTATATATTTACTTGAATTACTTgaagttacaaaataatgcattatatataaattatcatTTCCTTTTTTCTCCAATTGCATACAATAATTTCAATGCCATAATTGCCTCGTTCAGTTGTCTTATTAACTTTTGGCAACTTATAAATAGTCGCTTTGATTTCAATTTAGCAATGTCGTATTCAGTTCATTTTCTGTCACAGGTCAAGTCGTATTTAACACTAACAAAAATGGAACTCCAAAAAGTAATAGCGGTAAGTGAAAATTGATTTCAGACTGTTTCCATTTGTCTCATGAACCAACATGTAGTACTCCATGGCAACCCTGCTCCTATTCcataaacatatacattttcTTAACGTGATTAACATAATATTTAGGAGCTACTTTCTGTACTTTATTTTCAAACGGACCTCCCAATAAAACAAAGTATTCAATACATGTCTGAAAATGTCTCAGAAATTCATACTTGTTCATTTCGGTAAAAATATTCAAGTTATGTACTTgcttaaaagaaaacaaacatgcaCTCATATTccattttcttatcaaatttacaccacattatattttttttcttcttttcaccAGATTAGTTATTGATGTAAGCAAATACTGTTGTAACTAACAGCAGTGCAGTACATTTAGAAAAACTTTCGCATGAAGAttgtcgctgacttcgaattttTGTCTTTCTTCGCTTtcgttcgaaacctcatttgggctGCAGAATTCTTTTTATATCAAGAAGTGATCCAGCTGGCTTGCAAAAGATTGGTGATTCTACCCAGCTGCCCGGtggtgcctgaaataatgctcgggGGAGACGGACCaggaaaagctggaaagtcgcaatgtgacctataactgtgtcggtgtgacgttataTCCAATGAAACAAACACATACATTTAGGAATAAAAACGTTAATTTCCAATTGAGAGACACAACGTTCCGCCAAtctattattttgttgttttagatTCATCTCAGCGGAAATCCAAGTCAGCGGGATATAACACACCACGAGGTATGTGCACTTTATGTACACGTAATAAACTAAACAAAAGATCCTAAATGTTCAAATTAGCCTGCTCCGTAGCTCTATAGGTAGAACATCATTGACATTGTTCAGTCCAGATACCTTGGGTGTAACACGTGTATGTTTTCGCTGATTAGAAATAAGTTCATGAGACTTTTATATGCATGAGAATCTTCACGAAACATTCCATGTAAATGGACGCTATGAAAGTAAGTAGTATTGACTTTCAATTTCACAATTTTTTGAGATATtgactgtttcttttttctttttatctctttcttttatcttttttttttaacaattatggTAAGGGCGCCAAAGGTCGGTATATGTACTGACGGTTTaacgatatttttattttagctgATGTATCAGTAAGAGGAACATCTACCAAGCGAGCAATGTCAGCACAAGACCGTCGTTTAGATGGTATGTTATTACTAGAAAATTTCATGATTGCAAttatttcacatgaaaattatgTCCTCTTGATCAATACATGCAACTTTAGgattatttgaaatattacagtatATGCAACAGGCAGGAGCGTCTGTTTGCGGATAATACATGttaaagaacaaaattttcaaagaagaaaaactaaccTAGTCTTCTGTACACTGACACGTTGAAACGTTGCTAAGTAAATTACTGAAATCTTCTTTATTGTAGATTATATTGCGGAAATGAGTAAGCTTGATCTTCTGCAAGGACGGTCAACAACGGATGAAATTTCTTCCAAACCAGAGGAAGAGCATACTGTTCAAAAGAAACCGCGCACAGACATAAACATATCGCCCGTGATAGAAAACTATCAAGGTATGAATGGAGGGGGAAAGTGCTTCAGAAACATTTACCTGATAATTATAGCAATTGTAAGAGAATCTGATTAAAATgttgaatataataataataatgataatctgCCATTCACTTTATCATAATCTGTGTCATTCGACAGACACTTTTTCTTCAAATTGTAGGCACATTTTTGGAGGAatcttttaagaaaaaatctaATATAATAATCCAAAGACATTATCAAAACCACTATACGATATATATATTACATCATCTGTTTAATACTTGTTATGCAAAGTGCTAGAGATATTTCATTCTAATGAAAATATCAATGCAGTAATAGAAGTATCTAAGTGATATTTTTCATTTCGAAGCaattcaaatgtttaataatttctACCTTTCCAAAGTTCATtctaagtcgccatatgacatacaATTGTGTTATGTTTAAttgtgcggcgttaaacccaaaaacaacaaaaaagttcaTTCTTAAAATCTGATCGTTTTATGGCTACTTTTATATAATCAGAACACATGGAGAGAATAGAGCGTCTTTATGATGAAATAAATGGGATGTTCGCTCGAAGTCGTGTTCCCAAAGAGGAACAACCACAGTGTGACAGGCAATTTGACGGAACCATTAATGATAAGGTAGGCAAAACACTTTCGCAAGAGCTTCTTAATTTCACGATTGGGTCGCTTCTTTTATGTGTCTAATTCATTAAAGCTGCCAAGTTCTTTCATATTGGTTAATTTTACTGCACTGAATTCGTTACAAGAGTGTGAACTCAAGCAAAAACGTATTAAATTCAAAGCAATGAAACTATCATTTAGACCTATCCTCATgcttaaaaattgaaataaatttcctTTACATTCACGATCTAAAACTAGTTTAAATGATATTAGTACGTTTAGGTTGATAGCGCTCATTCGATGAAAAATATttcgatattgtataaaacatTCAAACTTTCTCCGGATATTTTACTTAGAATTGTTGTTACATTTTAGTTGAAAGAGGAGCTTAGACAGCTGAGTTCTTCTATTAGAAGCTGTGGGTACCGCTTTCGTTCCGTTCTTGTCTTTGTTGATGACAACTGCGATCAAGAAAAGTTGAAACCAGATATAGAGAGGATTCTGAAAACGTACAACATCTCTACATTTACTATTGTTTCGTCTAGTGTCAAGGAACTTTCATCTTGTAATGTTGGATCAGAAGTAGCGGCAGTGTTTGATGATAGTACCGTGAAATACGGTACGTTAGGTGGGTTTGGGCATACATCTTCAGACGAAGGTAATAACACAATATGCTTAGTATCACGACATGTTGTTACAGATACTTATGGTAATCCTGCATCTACGCTAAAAGTTTCCAAAGGCAAATATACTACAAAAGCATCAATAATAGTGGATAAACCCATCAGTTCTAAAAGAAACACTGTCCTAGATATAGCAGCTGCTTCTTTTGAAATAGGTGACAGTCAATTTGATACCATGTACAAAACGTCGGAGGAAAAGGCAGCGAAAGGAAGATTAAGTGAATATAGGCTGGAAGAGCTGAAAGGGCTTCCTGTCCATATATGTGGATCTAAAACACCAATGGGGTATGGAACCATTACAGTGCCGAAAGTTGAAGCAGTGCAAAATAGCAGTATGAATGATTTTATTATCATCGAGGACAGAGACAACCCCCGCCAGGAGAAAATACCTTTTTGCGCAGAAGGAGATAGCGGATCCATTGTATGTGCCGACGATCAAGAAAATCCAG
Protein-coding sequences here:
- the LOC128557893 gene encoding uncharacterized protein LOC128557893; translation: MSAQDRRLDDYIAEMSKLDLLQGRSTTDEISSKPEEEHTVQKKPRTDINISPVIENYQEHMERIERLYDEINGMFARSRVPKEEQPQCDRQFDGTINDKLKEELRQLSSSIRSCGYRFRSVLVFVDDNCDQEKLKPDIERILKTYNISTFTIVSSSVKELSSCNVGSEVAAVFDDSTVKYGTLGGFGHTSSDEGNNTICLVSRHVVTDTYGNPASTLKVSKGKYTTKASIIVDKPISSKRNTVLDIAAASFEIGDSQFDTMYKTSEEKAAKGRLSEYRLEELKGLPVHICGSKTPMGYGTITVPKVEAVQNSSMNDFIIIEDRDNPRQEKIPFCAEGDSGSIVCADDQENPDNVQLISMVIGEDLWNTGFYHFLNLEEGIKQVK